One stretch of Bombus affinis isolate iyBomAffi1 chromosome 4, iyBomAffi1.2, whole genome shotgun sequence DNA includes these proteins:
- the LOC126915226 gene encoding asparagine synthetase [glutamine-hydrolyzing], translating into MRYFLASTFNSISSYHVPTNITYELSHHGDCLSYGPGSTVKKYKMCGIWALFGLDVPSLTNISKNFERIAHRGPEAFKLEFDHAVKNGYLGFHRLAIVDNLHGMQPMRLYQYPHLFLLCNGEIYNCQKLGIEHGFTYTTRCDVEVIIHLYVHLGIENVTKMLDGVFAFCLMDIESRRILIGRDPYGVRPLFRLSSDDGQLGICSESKGLMEITKQMTSKWTLEPFQSGCYEEYEILNDGRTKLLAKVNYYQPGDKPHFAAFVPYNSLSNTDVYGNIRKLLSVAVKKRLMCDREVGCLLSGGLDSSLIAALLVKHAKEMKLPYKIKSFAIGMGNSPDIIAARQVAEHIGTEHHEVIFSEDDVVDILDKLIYQLETCDITTIRASIGMYLISRYIKYNTKATVIFSGEGADELAQGYIYFRDAPNATEAHNESVRLLKDIYLYDSLRADRTTSAFSLELRVPFLDIQFTNYYLSLDAASRQPQGGIEKYLLRSAFDDMNLLPSNILWRHKEAFSDGVTSFKKSLFHIIDDIVDTRISHEELEKAYLNFPHCPPKTKEALYYRKVFEKHYAEQAKNFMPYFWMPRWTKGVCDPSARFIAHYKADVENNHKKNKTEIKNARIN; encoded by the exons ATGCGATACTTTCTGGCTAGTACTTTCAATTCTATCAGTTCCTATCATGTTCCTACGAATATAACTTATGAGCTTTCCCATCACGGTGACTGCTTAAGTTACGGTCCTGGAAg TACAGTTAAAAAATATAAGATGTGTGGAATTTGGGCTCTCTTTGGATTAGATGTACCATCTTTAACCAATATTTCTAAAAACTTTGAGAGGATAGCACATCGTGGTCCAGAAGCATTTAAACTTGAATTTGATCATGCAGTTAAg AATGGTTATCTTGGGTTTCATAGATTAGCAATTGTGGACAATCTTCATGGAATGCAACCAATGAGACTTTATCAATATCCACATTTATTTTTACTGTGCAATGGTGAAATTTATAATTGTCAAAAG CTTGGTATAGAACATGGATTTACATATACAACCAGATGTGATGTTGAGGTGATAATACATTTATATGTACACCTTGGTATTGAAAACGTAACAAAAATGCTAGATGGAGTTTTTGCATTCTGTTTAATGGATATTGAAAGTAGAAGGATTCTTATTGGTAGAGATCCCTATGGTGTTAGACCTCTTTTCCGATTAAGCTCTGATGATGGACAACTTGGGATTTGTTCAGAGAGCaaa GGGCTTATGGAAATAACTAAACAAATGACATCGAAATGGACATTGGAGCCATTTCAATCAGGATGTTATGAAGAGTATGAAATTTTAAACGATGGTAGAACGAAATTATTAGCAAAAGTAAACTATTATCAACCTGGAGACAAGCCTCATTTTGCAGCTTTTGTTCCTTATAATA gTTTGAGTAATACAGATGTATATGGAAATATAAGAAAGCTACTTTCGGTTGCTGTGAAAAAAAGATTGATGTGTGACAGAGAAGTTGGTTGTTTACTATCAGGTGGTCTAGATTCCAGTTTAATTGCTGCTTTACTTGTAAAACATGCAAAGGAGATGAAATTgccatataaaataaaaagtttcGCAATTGGTATGGGAAACAGCCCAGATATTATTGCAGCCAGACAG GTTGCAGAACATATAGGAACAGAACATCATGAAGTAATATTTTCCGAAGATGATGTAGTTGATATTTTGGACAAACTCATTTATCAATTAGAGACCTGTGATATTACTACAATTCGAGCGTCTATTGG taTGTATCTTATCTCaagatacataaaatataacACAAAAGCAACTGTAATATTTAGTGGAGAAGGTGCAGACGAGTTGGCACAAGGATACATTTATTTCAGAGATGCACCAAATGCAACAGAAGCTCACAATGAGTCTGTTCGATTATTgaaagatatatatttatatgataGCTTGAGAGCAGACAGAACAACCAGTGCATTTAGTTTAGAATTACGAGTTCCATTCCTAGATATCCAATTCACAAATTATTATCTATCATTAGATGCTGCTTCAAGACAGCCTCAAG GaggaattgaaaaatatttattaagatcTGCATTTGATGATATGAATCTGTtaccgtcaaatatattatgGAGACATAAAGAAGCTTTCAGTGATGGTGTAACATCGTTCAAGAAATCGCTTTTCCATATTATAGATGACATAGTAGATACCCGTATTTCACACGAAGAATTAGAAAAAGCTTATTTAAACTTCCCTCATTGTCCTCCAAAAACCAAAGAAGCTCTTTATTACAG AAAAGTTTTTGAGAAACATTATGCGGAACAAGCAAAAAATTTTATGCCATACTTTTGGATGCCACGATGGACAAAGGGAGTTTGTGATCCATCTGCAAGATTTATTGCACATTATAAAGCAGATGTAGAAAACaatcataaaaaaaataaaacggaGATTAAAAATgcaagaattaattaa
- the LOC126915225 gene encoding polypeptide N-acetylgalactosaminyltransferase 35A, with the protein MMSTRYVSFISGIIIASLTWASSLYLYSRLSQNTNTANPTMLVLENSKLGKDSQFYHKTYSNQHLKFHNNLIAHHDKQSMIDKGTYNLRRNAYKNSDKLLQQLQPVPVKPAVTLGQGLDELGMVKNFEDQRKRDEGYKNYSFNILVSDNIGMHREIPDTRHKLCEIQKYSSKLPNASIVICFYNEHYMTLLRSLHSIIDRTPASLLHEIILVNDWSDSKALHEKIKTYIVNNFNGKVKFYKTEKREGLIRARMFGARKATGEVLIFLDSHIEVNKRWIEPLLSQIAQSKTIVAMPIIDIINPDTFQYTGSPLVRGGFNWGLHFKWDNVPVGTFAHDEDFIKPIKSPTMAGGLFAMDRKYFTKLGEYDAGMDIWGGENLEISFRIWMCGGSIELIPCSRVGHVFRRRRPYGTFDQHDTMLKNSLRVAHVWLDEYKDYFLKNVQKVDYGDISERLNLRKRLKCKNFAWYLNVVYPELALPDDNKNRLKDKWAKIEQKPIQPWHSRKRNYTDQYQIRLSNSALCIQSEKDIKTKGSKLILAPCLRIKSQMWYETGKNELVLGQMLCMEGAEKVPKLGKCHEMGGNQEWHHKNTNNTPIYNMAAGTCLGIMRGVKSTQIVMDLCTKRDTSSISWDLVHSKTLLKEIR; encoded by the exons ATGATGTCAACAAGATATGTTTCTTTTATATCTGGAATAATAATAGCTTCATTAACATGGGCCTCTAGTTTATATCTTTATTCAAGATTATCTCAAAATACTAATACTGCAAATCCAACAATGTTAGTATTAGAGAATTCAAAGTTAGGAAAAGACTCTCAAttttatcataaaacttatagtaATCAACATCTTAAATTCCACAATAATTTAATTGCTCATCATGACAAACAAAGTATGATAGATAAAGGTACTTATAATTTAAGGAGAAATGCCTATAAAAATAGTGACAAACTATTACAACAATTACAACCTGTACCAGTAAAACCTGCTGTTACATTAGGACAAG GTTTAGATGAACTAGGAATGGTAAAAAATTTTGAAGATCAACGAAAACGAGATGAaggatataaaaattattccttTAATATATTAGTATCAGATAACATTGGGATGCATAGAGAAATACCAGATACAAGGCATAAATTATGTGAAATACAAAAGTATTCTTCTAAGTTACCAAATGCTAGTATTGTTATATGTTTTTATAATGAACATTATATGACACTTTTAAGATCCTTGCATTCCATTATTGATAGAACTCCTGCAAGTCTTTTACATGAAATTATTTTAGTAAATGATTGGAGTGATAGCAAAGCGTTACATGAAAAAATTAAGACGTACATTGTCAACAATTTTAATGGTAAagtgaaattttataaaacagaGAAACGGGAAGGATTGATCAGAGCAAGAATGTTTGGTGCAAGGAAAGCAACTGGAGAAGTTTTAATTTTCTTAGACAGTCATATAGAAGTAaacaaaagatggatagaaccCCTCCTTTCACAAATTGCTCAATCAAAAACTATCGTTGCCATGCCAATTATTGATATAATTAATCCAGACACATTTCAATATACTGGTAGTCCTCTGGTAAGAGGAGGTTTTAATTGGGGTTTGCATTTTAAATGGGATAACGTGCCAGTTGGTACATTTGCCCATGATGAAGATTTTATAAAACCTATAAA GTCTCCAACAATGGCTGGAGGTTTATTTGCAATGGACCGAAAATACTTTACAAAATTGGGAGAATATGATGCTGGTATGGATATCTGGGGCGGTGAAAATCTTGAAATATCATTTAGA ATTTGGATGTGTGGTGGAAGTATTGAATTAATACCATGCTCAAGAGTTGGACATGTATTTAGAAGAAGGAGACCATATGGTACATTTGATCAACATGATACTATGTTGAAAAATTCATTACGCGTCGCACATGTTTGGTTAGATGAATATAAAGATtactttttaaaaaatgttcaaAAAGTTGATTACGGTGATATTTCGGAAAGATTAAATTTAAGAAAGagattaaaatgtaaaaattttgCATGGTACTTAAATGTAGTATACCCTGAACTAGCATTACCAgatgataataaaaatagatTAAAAGATAAATGGGCAAAAATCGAACAGAAACCGATACAACCCTGGCATTCTAGGAAAAGAAATTACACTGATCAATATCAAATTAGACTTTCTAATTCAGCATTATGCATTCAAAgtgaaaaagatattaaaacaaAAGGTTCTAAGCTTATATTAGCACCATGTTTAAGAATTAAATCACAG atGTGGTATGAGACTGGTAAAAACGAATTAGTACTTGGCCAGATGCTTTGCATGGAAGGAGCTGAGAAAGTTCcaaagcttggaaaatgtcatgAGATGGGTGGCAATCAAGAATGGCATCATAAAAATACT aATAATACACCTATATATAACATGGCAGCTGGTACATGCTTGGGAATAATGCGGGGAGTAAAAAGTACACAAATAGTAATGGATCTGTGTACTAAAAGAGATACAAGCTCTATATCATGGGATTTGGTACACTCTAAAACTCTTTTAAAAGAAATTAGGTGA
- the LOC126915332 gene encoding piggyBac transposable element-derived protein 4-like, with the protein MECSDIEDSELSECEGSEPVEREIEICSDNSNSDISDKENKSSENDKSQRLKNDKFALISSVWDKFIENSQNRYKPGANITIDELLFPTKARCRFTQYLPNKPDKFGVKFWLASDVQIKYVVNGFPYLGKSEKGLPETV; encoded by the exons ATGGAATGCTCTGATATCGAGGATAGCGAATTGTCTGAGTGTGAAGGAAGTGAACCAGTGGaaagagaaattgaaatttgtaGTGACAACAGTAATAGTGACATTAGTGACAAAGAAAATAAGTCCTCAGAAA atgataaaagtCAACGTTTGAAAAATGACAAATTTGCACTAATATCATCCGTATGGGATAAGTTTATTGAAAACAGCCAGAATCGCTATAAACCTGGTGCAAACATTACAATAGACGAGCTACTTTTCCCAACCAAAGCCAGATGCAGGTTTACGCAATATTTACCGAATAAACCCGATAAATTCGGAGTCAAATTTTGGCTGGCATCTGATgttcaaataaaatatgttgTAAATGGATTTCCTTATTTAGGAAAAAGCGAAAAGGGTCTACCTGAAACGgtctaa